GCGGCCTCCCGCTGATGACGCTCGCGAACTCGATCACGCTGACCCCCGGGACGCTGACGGTCCGCGCCCGCGACAGCGACCTCTACGTCCACTCGCTCCTCCCGTGGGCCCGCGAGGGCCTGTTCGACGGCTCGCTGGAGCGGTGGACGCGGTTCGTCTACTACGGCCGCCGCTCGGCGCGCCTGCCGACGCCCCGCGAGCGCGACGACGTCGCCATCCTCCAAGGGGACGACGCGACCGAGGAGCTTCCGATCGCCGCCGCCGACGGCGGTGACGTGACGGCCGAAGGGGAGGATCCGACGGCCGACGCGGAGGAGGTGACGGACCGATGAGCCTCGCGGACGCCACGCTCGCGGCCGGCTACACCCTCGGCGACTTCCTCCTCGTCGCGGCCGCCGGCTTCGCCGTCCTCGCGGTGGGGATGCTCTACCGCGCGGTCGTCGGCCCGACGATGCAAGACCGCGTGCTGGCGGTGAACGTCCTCGGGACGAACACCGTCGTCATCCTCGCGATACTGGGCGCGGCGCTCGACGAGCCGACGTTCCTCGACATCGCCTTAGTGTACGCGCTGTTGAACTTCCTGATGGCCATCGCCATCTCGAAGTTCACCGTCGAGCGGGGTGGTGTGCTGTGAGCGCCGCCGCGCTGGAGACGG
This genomic stretch from Halorubrum hochsteinianum harbors:
- a CDS encoding cation:proton antiporter encodes the protein MSLADATLAAGYTLGDFLLVAAAGFAVLAVGMLYRAVVGPTMQDRVLAVNVLGTNTVVILAILGAALDEPTFLDIALVYALLNFLMAIAISKFTVERGGVL